TTTAGGATGATAACCGACACCGCCAGTTAATAAACTTTTGATTCTTCTAGTACCTGAAACATCTTTTTTCATAGTGAAACCGTTTTTATCACTACCACCAGTGATTTTTAAAGTGTAACCATCTAAACCAACAATTCCACCATCAAATTCTTCACCGATTACTAAACCGTTTAAGGCTTTAGTATCTTCTAATTCAATTTGATGAGTTTCAGCATTTTGAGATACAACAACTTTGAATGCCATGGTTTTTCCTCCTTAAATTATTATATAATACTAAATTTATTATTCAAAAAGACCAAATTTACCCCAATCTGGATCTTGTTTACGTTTGATTTCAAGAAATTCATGAAGAGTTTCGAATTCATCTTCAGTTAACTTGTCTTTAAATTCCCTTTCAATGAACTTGTAATGCTTTTCAGGGATATCCACATATAGCTCATCCCCCTCATCGAAATGCTTTCCAACAATGGCGTCCTTGATTGCCATAGCAACCCTTTGACCTCTAGGGATGGACGGCAATGTTTCGCCCTTGTCTTCCATACTTGCTATTACTCCGACATATTCCCCGTTCTTATTGATTAATGTTTGGCCCTGTTTGACAGTTCCGCTAAGGGATTCAATACCGATAATAGCAGGTTTGCTTTGACGGAAAACCAACTTAGGCAATGACATGAATTTCGCAGGTTTTATAATGGCATCATAGAACGCTTTTTTCTTAGCTTGTTCCATTTCATCGATCCATGCCTCGTAATCCTCAATGATTTGATAGATTACATCACCCTTGAAGAGCTTAACGTCAGAGTTATCTAAATCCTCTTGAGAGTTTGGATTAACATTTACATTGAAAGCAATGATTGCACCGTGTGCGTCATTTTCATTTAAAGCAATTGATGAAT
The window above is part of the Methanobrevibacter thaueri genome. Proteins encoded here:
- a CDS encoding 30S ribosomal protein S6e, with the protein product MAFKVVVSQNAETHQIELEDTKALNGLVIGEEFDGGIVGLDGYTLKITGGSDKNGFTMKKDVSGTRRIKSLLTGGVGYHPKADGVKRRKTVRGNTIAEDIVQVNTVVTEAGSKSIAEILGAGEEEEE